In one window of Methanoculleus chikugoensis DNA:
- the msrB gene encoding peptide-methionine (R)-S-oxide reductase MsrB — translation MIRETGETAGRVLVCNAVTGEMEEVERVVRSDEEWRRRLTPEEFSIARKAGTEPAFTGRYHDCKEDGLYVCVCCGNHLFSSKTKFESGTGWPSFTKPVSGRNIRTEPDTRFSMNRTEVLCRRCNAHLGHVFDDGPPPTHTRYCMNSASLRFVRQKDLPGRRE, via the coding sequence ATGATCAGGGAGACGGGAGAAACCGCCGGGAGGGTGTTGGTCTGCAACGCCGTGACCGGGGAGATGGAGGAGGTCGAGAGGGTCGTCAGATCCGACGAGGAGTGGCGGCGCCGCCTGACGCCGGAAGAGTTCTCCATTGCCCGGAAGGCGGGCACGGAACCGGCTTTCACCGGGAGGTACCACGACTGCAAGGAGGACGGCCTCTACGTCTGCGTCTGCTGCGGCAACCACCTCTTCTCCTCGAAGACGAAGTTTGAGTCAGGGACGGGCTGGCCGAGTTTCACAAAACCGGTCTCCGGACGGAACATCAGGACGGAACCCGACACCCGGTTCTCCATGAACCGGACGGAGGTGCTCTGTCGGCGGTGCAACGCCCACCTCGGCCACGTCTTCGACGACGGGCCGCCGCCGACCCATACACGTTACTGCATGAACTCGGCGTCGCTCCGATTCGTGCGGCAGAAGGATCTCCCCGGCCGGCGCGAATGA
- a CDS encoding class I SAM-dependent methyltransferase: protein MTAQPSPWDEDYRRRGNLWGGAPAPLPEIPADAAVLEVGCGNGKTLEALARRSSRVTAVDISPEAAALARRRPATAEIGLAVADAQHLPFRDEAFDAVFLVHVAGHLPAQGRKAVASEAVRVLRPGGTLFFRSFSVEDMRAGKGTETEPWTFRRGEGIITHYFTEAETAELFAPLVAVSVRTHRWRMRVRGEDLPRAEVEAVFRREG, encoded by the coding sequence GTGACCGCCCAACCATCCCCCTGGGACGAGGACTACCGGAGGCGGGGAAACCTCTGGGGAGGAGCGCCAGCGCCGCTCCCGGAGATTCCTGCCGATGCCGCCGTCCTCGAGGTCGGCTGCGGAAACGGCAAGACCCTCGAAGCCCTCGCCCGGCGATCCTCGCGCGTGACCGCGGTCGATATCTCTCCCGAGGCCGCCGCCCTCGCCCGGCGCCGCCCGGCGACGGCGGAGATCGGTCTTGCCGTAGCCGACGCCCAGCACCTGCCGTTCCGGGACGAGGCGTTCGATGCGGTCTTCCTGGTCCACGTCGCCGGCCACCTCCCCGCGCAGGGCAGAAAGGCCGTGGCCTCCGAGGCCGTCCGGGTGCTCAGGCCCGGCGGGACGCTCTTCTTCAGGAGTTTCTCCGTCGAGGATATGCGCGCCGGGAAGGGGACGGAGACGGAGCCGTGGACGTTCCGGCGGGGCGAGGGCATCATCACCCACTACTTCACCGAGGCCGAGACGGCGGAACTCTTCGCGCCGCTCGTGGCGGTCTCGGTCCGGACGCACCGCTGGCGGATGCGGGTCAGGGGGGAGGACCTCCCCCGGGCCGAGGTGGAGGCGGTGTTTCGCCGGGAGGGGTAG
- a CDS encoding glycosyltransferase family 4 protein: MESLKIAFFCWESLYAERVGGLASAATNLAETLAQNHEVHFFTRGEGEDAEINNVHYHYCRPSGEDIVRYCSDMSRKMLDRFGEFDAQPFDLLHFHDWHVVDALHRLRDGETVFTYHSTEFGRNGNNFSTGWPFTEISRIERYGASIAKHVTAVSSTLRQEAMSLYNIPDWKIDVVHNGIVPDHYQADVDPEAVKRRYGFDPDSPLILFVGRLAWQKGPDMLVDAAPALLREHADGQFVFVGDGQMRRGLETRARSLPVRFLGRLSDAEYVPLLNASDIVAIPSRNEPFGLVLLEAWSAGRSVVASDVGGLSENIEHGTDGVKVRPHPDSIARGLSRVADSPEKGLAMGREGLDKVKKEFLWNRVAGRMEGVYRKLAKHDTIPC; the protein is encoded by the coding sequence ATGGAGAGCCTGAAGATAGCATTTTTCTGCTGGGAGTCGCTGTATGCGGAGCGGGTTGGCGGGCTCGCGAGCGCGGCGACAAATCTTGCCGAGACGCTGGCGCAGAACCACGAGGTGCATTTTTTCACCCGGGGAGAAGGGGAGGACGCCGAGATCAACAACGTTCACTACCACTACTGCCGGCCGTCGGGAGAGGACATCGTCCGGTACTGCTCTGATATGAGCCGGAAGATGCTCGACCGGTTCGGCGAATTCGACGCACAGCCGTTCGACCTCCTGCACTTCCACGACTGGCACGTGGTCGACGCGCTCCACCGTCTCCGGGACGGGGAGACCGTCTTCACCTACCACTCGACCGAGTTTGGAAGAAACGGGAATAATTTCAGCACCGGGTGGCCGTTTACGGAGATATCCAGGATCGAACGTTACGGTGCATCGATTGCAAAGCACGTAACCGCGGTCTCCTCGACCCTCCGGCAGGAGGCCATGAGCCTCTACAACATCCCGGACTGGAAGATCGACGTCGTCCATAACGGCATCGTGCCCGATCACTACCAGGCGGACGTCGATCCGGAAGCGGTGAAACGGCGCTACGGCTTTGACCCGGACTCCCCGCTGATCCTCTTCGTCGGGCGGCTTGCGTGGCAGAAAGGGCCCGACATGCTGGTGGACGCGGCTCCCGCCCTCCTCCGGGAGCATGCCGATGGCCAGTTCGTCTTCGTCGGCGACGGACAGATGCGCCGGGGGCTCGAGACCCGGGCCCGGTCGCTTCCCGTCCGGTTCCTCGGGCGGCTCTCCGACGCGGAGTACGTGCCGCTCCTCAACGCAAGCGACATCGTCGCCATCCCGAGCAGAAACGAGCCGTTCGGGCTTGTGCTCCTTGAAGCATGGAGCGCCGGCCGGAGCGTCGTCGCTTCCGACGTCGGCGGGCTCTCGGAGAACATCGAGCACGGGACCGACGGGGTCAAGGTGCGGCCGCACCCGGACTCGATCGCCCGTGGGCTCTCCCGGGTGGCCGACTCACCCGAGAAAGGGCTCGCCATGGGCCGGGAAGGGCTCGACAAAGTGAAGAAAGAGTTCCTGTGGAACCGTGTCGCCGGGCGGATGGAAGGCGTCTACAGAAAACTCGCGAAGCACGACACGATCCCCTGCTGA
- a CDS encoding Mut7-C RNAse domain-containing protein, producing MSRRSGERRRFLTDRMLGTLTRYLRFMGYDTMSANSLSPGSTREDTLLLEIAAGDDRFLLTRDRELARRGGEQAVYIESEEIMAQIRQVADLGLIEPEIRMSRCSLCNTRLRLATVREIREARYAPRSTRGKEFSWCPACRKLYWMGSHGTSLERRLKESFSS from the coding sequence ATGTCTCGGAGATCCGGTGAACGCCGGAGATTCCTGACCGACCGGATGCTCGGGACGCTCACCCGCTACCTCCGGTTCATGGGCTACGACACCATGAGCGCAAACAGCCTCTCCCCGGGGAGCACCCGGGAAGATACCCTCCTCCTCGAGATCGCCGCCGGGGACGACCGGTTCCTCCTGACCCGCGACCGCGAACTCGCACGACGGGGCGGGGAGCAGGCGGTCTACATCGAGTCCGAAGAGATCATGGCTCAGATCCGGCAGGTCGCCGACCTCGGGCTGATCGAGCCCGAGATCCGGATGAGCCGCTGTTCGCTCTGCAACACCCGCCTCCGGCTGGCCACCGTGCGGGAGATCCGGGAGGCACGCTACGCCCCGCGGTCGACCCGGGGAAAGGAGTTCTCGTGGTGCCCCGCATGCAGGAAACTCTACTGGATGGGCTCGCACGGCACCAGCCTTGAGCGCCGCCTCAAAGAGTCCTTCTCTTCCTGA
- a CDS encoding FxLYD domain-containing protein translates to MERDPLPGRNFVIFILLGCLFGAAVTAGCMGDSAEPEPEDPTPEATPGAYTTYSPAGPKPSFSASVTTPEKRMRTDGSCYWTVTGTVTNDGDGPARNVVIRFMLIDDQSSMIRATETVLAPRFQAGETKIFTTNPLPGDCDRQYHAEIDVTHDIP, encoded by the coding sequence ATGGAGAGAGACCCTCTTCCGGGAAGGAATTTTGTAATCTTTATCCTCCTCGGCTGCCTCTTCGGCGCTGCCGTCACGGCGGGCTGCATGGGGGATTCCGCGGAGCCGGAGCCGGAGGACCCGACCCCGGAGGCGACACCGGGCGCTTATACCACCTACTCCCCCGCCGGGCCGAAACCGTCGTTCTCGGCCAGCGTCACCACGCCCGAGAAGCGAATGCGCACCGACGGATCCTGCTACTGGACCGTGACGGGAACGGTGACCAACGACGGTGACGGCCCCGCGAGAAACGTCGTCATCCGGTTCATGCTCATCGACGACCAGAGCAGCATGATCCGGGCGACCGAGACCGTTCTCGCTCCCCGGTTCCAGGCGGGCGAGACGAAGATATTCACCACCAACCCACTCCCCGGCGACTGTGACCGGCAGTATCACGCCGAGATCGACGTCACGCACGACATCCCGTAA
- a CDS encoding HEAT repeat domain-containing protein gives MAFFDKFRTNVDGLQQAKDYPGLVAVLNSDDPRNRADAARALTALGVPAIPDILRALEHARPASCARMVESLVSVGAPSIPLLLALILRASPGLQASISRAIAETDNSMAETLLPALHHDQPAIRRATVIALQGMGRKAIPPLTKALHDSNRSVRREAANVLASMQWSPDEVPEKVQFYYLREDWKELAKLQGAAVPALLKALASDDPRVRSESARTLGKIRDSRVVPPLIKAVKDPRPDVRIRAVEALGEVGDDRAKPPLADALNDPHHQVRMEAAWALGKLGWVPQSDLQRAEYLIAGEQWKELVRMGGPAIPPLIRALGIGYSGVRTGASEALRQLGQPALSALKMEAALKDPERRQRALAALEYIRQRQEEVSRTKPAQEDASRYKEELKEGLAIQKRFEKQFGRPNYAPDERVKKPSPPAGDEMQNEPEQPIEETPKEPEMAVSLSDLIRESQQAEAAWAQVKARWKAGIPAASESAISLDQLIPIEFEQEIFRIGEAEEEEQFAYRPEEEDREPQELEIPQIPRETVEPPEPLEPLPEKTPLEKCLEALRSSDASIRAAAVAALQGMGKEAVGYLIEALTDPHYGVRIAAAEALGEIGDPDAVEALVQALGDAREDVRIAVISALGRIGDRRAVGPLIHLFRDRYHGVRVAAADAVAEFGRGALKELEEALNDPLPVVRVTAAKAIGLVGATGSIPLLITYLGDTAPDVRWSVARALSTFGAMAIDPLFLVLRTGNKEVRLAAIDALWEIPDERAADVLRYALDDEDEEVRTKAAAALRKRQVIDVWRRTLGSQVEEEECTPKKTRKVRLEEKKAFEQSGQQDIDTLIRALKDKDWNTQLGAATRLIMMGRPAVDALIRALRDEDPDIQSAAASILGDMRETAVTPLMDALRDSDRFVRLVAARNLGRIGNKRAIEALIGSLHREPDAEVRATVAEALGYMGSKEAIEPLALALQDRDEGVKIAAARSLGYIGDLSALEPLVMALHDVDDRVRYAALEALKNPGDTMRRHLIDALRSGDETFRAGVAEALEAGGWRPETGEERTIHLMARGRWADVEWLGADALPVLAEALSDPLIEVRTNAVRAIDRIGGEDAVAPLIQALGDDALAVRKRAEWALIQMGEAVLPALDLAESEEAQPEGREGLQRIIEEIRKETGRT, from the coding sequence ATGGCATTCTTTGATAAGTTCCGGACGAACGTCGACGGGTTACAGCAGGCGAAGGACTATCCCGGCCTGGTTGCGGTTCTGAACAGCGATGACCCCCGTAACCGTGCCGATGCAGCGCGGGCTCTCACCGCTCTCGGGGTTCCCGCCATCCCGGATATCCTCAGGGCGCTCGAACATGCCCGTCCCGCGTCATGTGCCCGGATGGTCGAATCCCTCGTTTCGGTCGGCGCACCGTCTATCCCGCTGCTCCTCGCCCTGATCCTCCGGGCCAGCCCCGGCCTGCAGGCATCCATCAGCCGCGCAATCGCGGAGACGGACAACTCGATGGCCGAGACGCTGCTGCCCGCCCTGCACCACGACCAGCCGGCAATCCGGCGTGCCACGGTGATCGCCCTCCAGGGGATGGGCAGGAAGGCAATCCCCCCTCTCACGAAAGCGCTCCACGACAGCAACCGTTCGGTGCGGAGAGAGGCCGCAAACGTGCTCGCCTCAATGCAATGGTCGCCCGACGAAGTCCCGGAGAAGGTGCAGTTCTACTACCTCCGGGAAGACTGGAAGGAACTCGCCAAACTCCAGGGAGCCGCCGTCCCGGCCCTCCTCAAAGCCCTGGCGAGCGACGACCCCCGGGTACGGAGCGAGTCGGCGCGAACCCTCGGGAAGATCCGTGACTCCCGGGTTGTCCCGCCGCTCATCAAAGCGGTAAAAGACCCCCGGCCGGACGTCCGCATACGTGCCGTCGAGGCGCTCGGGGAGGTCGGCGACGACCGGGCGAAACCCCCGCTGGCCGATGCCCTCAACGATCCCCACCACCAGGTGCGGATGGAAGCGGCATGGGCCCTCGGCAAACTGGGCTGGGTGCCGCAAAGCGACCTGCAGAGGGCGGAATACCTGATCGCAGGCGAACAGTGGAAAGAGCTGGTCAGGATGGGAGGACCGGCCATCCCGCCGCTCATCCGGGCGCTGGGGATCGGGTACTCGGGTGTTCGCACCGGTGCGAGCGAAGCGTTGCGGCAACTGGGGCAGCCCGCACTCAGCGCCCTGAAGATGGAAGCCGCGTTGAAAGACCCCGAACGGAGACAGCGGGCCCTGGCTGCCCTCGAGTACATCCGGCAGCGCCAGGAAGAAGTGTCCCGGACAAAGCCCGCACAGGAGGACGCCTCCAGATACAAGGAAGAACTCAAAGAGGGGCTTGCTATCCAGAAACGGTTCGAGAAGCAGTTCGGGCGCCCGAACTACGCCCCGGACGAACGGGTCAAAAAACCCTCGCCGCCGGCCGGCGACGAGATGCAAAACGAGCCCGAGCAGCCCATAGAAGAGACACCAAAAGAGCCTGAAATGGCCGTAAGCCTCAGCGACCTCATCAGGGAGAGCCAGCAGGCGGAGGCTGCGTGGGCACAGGTCAAGGCACGCTGGAAGGCCGGTATCCCGGCGGCTTCCGAGAGTGCGATCTCGCTGGATCAGCTCATTCCGATTGAGTTCGAGCAGGAGATCTTCAGGATCGGCGAGGCCGAAGAGGAGGAGCAGTTTGCCTACCGGCCCGAGGAGGAGGACCGGGAGCCGCAGGAACTGGAGATCCCACAGATCCCGAGGGAGACGGTTGAACCGCCGGAACCCCTCGAACCGCTCCCTGAAAAGACGCCGCTCGAAAAGTGCCTTGAAGCGCTCAGGAGCAGCGACGCCAGCATCCGGGCTGCGGCGGTCGCCGCGCTCCAGGGCATGGGGAAGGAGGCGGTCGGATACCTCATCGAAGCGTTAACCGACCCCCACTACGGCGTCCGCATCGCCGCCGCGGAAGCGCTCGGCGAGATCGGGGATCCGGATGCCGTCGAGGCGCTGGTCCAGGCACTCGGTGACGCGAGAGAAGACGTGCGGATCGCCGTCATCTCGGCGCTCGGTCGTATCGGCGACCGACGCGCAGTTGGGCCGCTCATTCACCTCTTCCGCGACCGGTACCACGGCGTCCGGGTCGCTGCGGCGGATGCCGTCGCGGAGTTCGGCCGTGGCGCGCTCAAGGAACTCGAAGAGGCACTGAACGACCCCTTACCGGTCGTCCGGGTGACCGCGGCGAAAGCGATAGGGCTCGTCGGCGCAACCGGGTCGATCCCGCTCCTCATCACGTACCTGGGAGATACAGCGCCGGATGTCCGGTGGAGCGTTGCCCGGGCCCTGAGCACCTTCGGCGCCATGGCGATCGATCCGCTCTTCCTTGTGCTGAGAACGGGCAACAAGGAGGTGCGTCTTGCCGCAATCGATGCCCTCTGGGAGATACCGGACGAGCGTGCAGCCGACGTTCTGCGCTACGCTCTCGATGACGAAGACGAGGAAGTGAGGACAAAAGCTGCGGCCGCCCTCAGAAAACGGCAGGTGATAGATGTCTGGCGGAGGACGCTCGGCAGCCAGGTCGAGGAGGAGGAGTGCACCCCGAAGAAGACGAGGAAGGTCCGGCTGGAGGAGAAGAAGGCGTTCGAGCAGTCGGGCCAGCAGGATATCGATACGCTGATCAGGGCGCTCAAGGACAAGGACTGGAACACGCAACTCGGTGCCGCTACACGCCTCATCATGATGGGGCGCCCTGCCGTGGACGCCCTCATCCGTGCACTCAGGGACGAAGACCCGGATATCCAGTCTGCTGCGGCCAGTATCCTCGGTGACATGCGCGAGACCGCGGTCACGCCGCTCATGGATGCCCTGCGCGACAGCGACCGGTTCGTCAGGCTCGTTGCCGCCCGCAACCTGGGCCGGATCGGGAACAAACGGGCTATCGAAGCCCTGATCGGCTCCCTGCACCGGGAACCCGACGCCGAGGTCCGGGCAACCGTGGCGGAAGCCCTTGGGTACATGGGAAGCAAGGAGGCGATCGAGCCGCTGGCCCTGGCACTGCAGGACCGGGATGAGGGAGTCAAGATTGCCGCCGCGCGGTCGCTCGGCTACATCGGGGATCTCAGCGCCCTGGAACCGCTGGTCATGGCGCTTCACGACGTGGACGACCGGGTCAGGTACGCCGCGCTTGAGGCCCTGAAGAATCCCGGCGACACGATGCGCCGTCACCTGATCGACGCTCTTCGCTCGGGGGACGAGACGTTCCGGGCAGGGGTCGCCGAGGCGCTGGAAGCGGGCGGCTGGAGACCGGAGACCGGCGAAGAACGGACGATCCACCTCATGGCGCGGGGGAGGTGGGCCGATGTGGAATGGCTCGGCGCCGACGCGCTCCCGGTGCTTGCGGAAGCGCTCTCCGATCCGTTGATCGAGGTGCGGACGAATGCCGTCCGGGCTATCGACCGGATCGGGGGAGAAGACGCTGTCGCCCCGCTCATTCAGGCACTCGGGGACGATGCCCTTGCGGTCAGAAAACGGGCTGAATGGGCCTTGATCCAGATGGGCGAGGCGGTGCTCCCGGCACTCGACCTGGCGGAGAGCGAAGAAGCACAGCCGGAAGGCCGGGAAGGGCTGCAGCGGATCATCGAGGAGATCCGCAAAGAGACGGGGAGGACCTAA
- a CDS encoding flavodoxin family protein — protein MKILGINGSPRASRSQTLRLVQAVLDGAKSAGAEVELVDVAKLRIEYCIGCTVCYERGECVRKDDFAELYQKMLDSDGIVLGSPNYINSVTAQIKTMLDRMADAIHCQMFIGKYGCAVSTAGGSGADEVVAYLNRVLQTLGANTVGGVGVVLGGDPETIVPAEGRAYELGRKLARAIEKKETYPDQEELHAAMLEGMRALVTANKDRWHHEYDYWREAGRLP, from the coding sequence ATGAAGATACTTGGGATAAATGGAAGTCCCCGCGCCTCAAGGAGCCAGACGCTCCGGCTCGTTCAGGCCGTCCTCGACGGGGCAAAGAGCGCCGGAGCGGAGGTGGAACTCGTGGATGTCGCGAAGCTCCGGATCGAGTACTGCATCGGGTGCACGGTCTGCTACGAGCGGGGGGAATGCGTCAGGAAAGACGATTTTGCCGAACTCTACCAAAAGATGCTCGATAGCGACGGGATTGTTCTCGGGTCGCCCAACTACATCAACTCGGTCACCGCCCAGATAAAGACGATGCTCGACCGGATGGCGGACGCCATCCACTGCCAGATGTTCATCGGGAAGTACGGGTGCGCCGTCTCCACGGCAGGCGGCTCCGGGGCGGACGAGGTCGTGGCGTACCTGAACCGGGTTCTGCAGACCCTGGGCGCGAACACCGTGGGCGGCGTCGGCGTGGTTCTCGGCGGCGACCCGGAGACGATCGTGCCTGCGGAGGGGCGGGCCTACGAGCTCGGGAGAAAACTCGCAAGAGCCATCGAGAAGAAGGAGACCTATCCTGATCAGGAGGAACTCCACGCTGCGATGCTCGAGGGGATGCGGGCGCTGGTCACGGCAAACAAGGATCGCTGGCACCACGAGTACGACTACTGGAGAGAAGCCGGGCGGCTGCCCTAA
- a CDS encoding HEAT repeat domain-containing protein — protein sequence MAFFDKFRTSIEGLRQTADYHSLIAVLDGEEPGSRVDAAQALSALGVSAVPDLLKGLENANRISRARMLGALASVGAPSIPLLLALTLRASPTLQASITRAIAETGDSMFEALLLALHHKQPAVRRAAVLAIRGMGKKAIPPLVEAFHDNNYPVRKEAAGALAALRWVPDELPEKVWYYFLLEDWTELAKLQAAAVPVLFKGLGSKEHRIRSESVRALGKIRDSRVIPALIRALEDPQMDVRVRAAEALGEIGNDRGKPALVEALNDPCHPVRMEAAWALDRLDWIPESDLERAGYLIAKEQWNELIRMGRAAIPPLIRALEVEYSGVRTGASETMRQLGQPALDALHAVMNSGSPEIREQATVALDYIRSRNEENSLARPVQTAPSNYDRELREGLAAKKRIEDHFGSTSRPHSRPAHRGPPARAEEVQPADEGEENTLAPEPVAQQSEDAGEVGKLLEERPETEEAWAGEKIQPGSRRPVSLDELVPDTGVEQETGDEKRTKEERPAPATRERTILPEPRTSAAPPEQAPGKASLERCLNALQSDDADIRAAAVTALRSMGTPAVEYLIAALSDPHDAVRIAAAEGLGEIGDENGVDALVLLTGDAEQDVRSAAAAALGRIGDACAVGPLIRLFGDRYSRVRSVAAETVAAFGPDVLEPLEAALEDPVPVVRLTAARAIGIVGNPRSIPLLIRHLEDPAREVSVTAARVLGGYGNLAVEPLAAVLREGDKAGRLAAVDALGGIEPGRADEALAYALSDEDQEVREKAATILMRRRAANMWQSTFGNRAREEKEVSMKSSVGQAGREEIDTLITALNDRSVEVQASAATRLIAMGRPAAEGLLRVLKDDDPELQRAAAGVLGEMREAAVEPLMDALNDTDRFVRLVAARNLGNIGDARAIEALSGSLKSERDSAVRAAVAEALGYMGSREAIEPLTLALQDRDEAVKVAAARSLGYIGDLRALEPLIGALSDVDDRVRYAALEALKDPGDTMRRHLIDALRSGDETFRAGVAEALEAGGWRPETGEERTIHLMARGRWADVERLGADALPVLVEALSDPLIEVRTNAVRAIDRIGGEDAVAPLIQALRDDALAVRKRAEWALIQMGEAVLPALDLAESEEAQPEGREGLQRIAREIRAKETEKS from the coding sequence ATGGCATTCTTTGATAAATTCCGGACGAGTATCGAGGGGTTACGGCAGACGGCGGATTATCACAGCCTGATTGCGGTCCTGGACGGTGAAGAACCCGGTAGCCGCGTCGATGCAGCGCAAGCTCTCTCTGCCCTCGGGGTTTCCGCCGTCCCCGACCTTCTCAAGGGACTCGAGAATGCCAACCGCATCTCACGGGCCCGGATGCTCGGGGCGCTGGCTTCGGTCGGCGCTCCATCCATCCCCCTGCTCCTTGCCCTGACTCTCAGGGCAAGCCCTACCCTGCAGGCATCCATCACCCGCGCAATCGCGGAGACAGGCGACTCGATGTTTGAAGCGCTGCTGCTCGCGCTGCACCACAAGCAACCGGCGGTCCGGCGCGCCGCGGTGCTAGCTATCCGGGGAATGGGCAAAAAGGCGATCCCGCCGCTCGTTGAAGCATTCCACGACAATAATTACCCGGTCCGGAAAGAGGCTGCCGGCGCGCTTGCCGCGCTGCGGTGGGTGCCCGACGAACTCCCGGAGAAGGTGTGGTATTACTTCCTCCTGGAAGACTGGACGGAACTCGCCAAACTCCAGGCGGCAGCCGTCCCGGTCCTCTTCAAGGGCCTCGGCAGCAAAGAGCACCGGATCCGGAGCGAGTCGGTACGAGCGCTCGGGAAGATCCGCGACTCCCGGGTCATCCCGGCGCTTATCAGGGCGCTGGAAGACCCGCAGATGGACGTCCGTGTACGTGCTGCCGAGGCGCTCGGGGAGATCGGCAACGACCGGGGGAAACCCGCCCTGGTCGAAGCGCTCAACGATCCCTGCCATCCGGTGCGGATGGAGGCGGCCTGGGCGCTGGACCGGCTGGACTGGATTCCGGAGAGCGATCTGGAACGGGCGGGGTACCTGATCGCAAAGGAGCAGTGGAACGAACTTATCCGGATGGGAAGGGCGGCCATCCCACCGCTCATCCGGGCGCTGGAGGTCGAGTACTCGGGTGTCCGCACCGGCGCGAGCGAAACGATGCGGCAACTGGGACAACCCGCGCTTGATGCCCTGCACGCGGTGATGAATTCGGGCAGTCCCGAGATCCGCGAGCAGGCAACTGTTGCGCTGGATTACATCAGGTCGCGCAACGAGGAGAACTCCCTGGCAAGGCCAGTACAGACTGCGCCTTCCAATTACGACCGGGAACTCAGAGAGGGGCTTGCCGCCAAGAAGCGAATCGAAGACCACTTCGGATCGACCTCCCGGCCACACAGTCGGCCGGCTCATCGCGGGCCGCCAGCACGGGCGGAGGAGGTGCAACCGGCCGACGAGGGGGAGGAGAACACCCTCGCGCCGGAACCCGTCGCCCAACAATCGGAAGATGCCGGAGAGGTCGGGAAGCTCCTCGAGGAGAGACCGGAGACCGAAGAGGCATGGGCCGGAGAGAAGATCCAGCCGGGATCGAGGAGACCGGTCTCGCTGGACGAACTCGTCCCGGATACGGGCGTTGAACAGGAGACCGGTGATGAGAAGCGCACAAAAGAGGAGAGACCCGCTCCTGCAACGCGGGAGAGGACGATCCTGCCGGAACCACGCACCTCCGCCGCACCTCCGGAGCAGGCACCGGGGAAGGCATCGCTCGAACGGTGCCTCAACGCCCTGCAGAGCGACGACGCGGATATTCGGGCCGCGGCGGTTACAGCGCTACGGAGCATGGGAACGCCGGCGGTCGAGTACCTCATCGCCGCACTCTCCGATCCGCACGACGCGGTCAGGATCGCCGCCGCGGAAGGGCTCGGCGAGATCGGCGACGAAAACGGCGTCGACGCGCTGGTTCTCCTCACCGGTGACGCCGAGCAGGATGTCCGCAGTGCCGCTGCCGCCGCGCTCGGACGGATCGGGGATGCGTGTGCGGTCGGCCCGCTCATACGACTGTTCGGCGACAGGTACTCCAGGGTCCGGTCCGTCGCAGCCGAGACCGTTGCGGCGTTCGGGCCGGATGTGCTTGAGCCGCTGGAAGCGGCACTCGAGGACCCGGTGCCGGTAGTCCGGTTGACGGCGGCGAGGGCGATCGGGATCGTCGGGAACCCCCGGTCGATACCGCTCCTCATCAGGCATCTTGAAGACCCCGCCCGGGAGGTCAGCGTGACTGCCGCCCGGGTTCTCGGGGGATACGGGAACCTCGCAGTCGAACCGCTCGCGGCAGTGCTGCGCGAAGGAGATAAGGCAGGGCGCCTCGCAGCAGTCGATGCCCTCGGGGGGATTGAGCCGGGGAGAGCGGACGAGGCACTGGCATACGCCCTGAGCGACGAGGACCAGGAGGTCCGGGAAAAAGCGGCTACCATACTCATGAGACGGCGCGCAGCGAACATGTGGCAGAGCACCTTCGGCAACAGGGCCCGGGAGGAGAAAGAGGTCTCCATGAAGAGTTCCGTCGGACAGGCGGGCCGGGAAGAGATCGATACGCTCATCACTGCGCTCAATGACAGGTCGGTGGAGGTGCAGGCGTCTGCTGCCACCCGGCTTATCGCGATGGGGCGGCCGGCCGCCGAAGGGCTGCTCCGGGTGCTCAAGGACGATGACCCGGAGTTGCAGCGCGCCGCCGCCGGGGTTCTCGGCGAGATGCGCGAAGCGGCAGTCGAACCGCTCATGGACGCCCTGAACGACACAGACCGGTTCGTCCGGCTGGTTGCTGCCCGAAACCTGGGCAATATCGGAGACGCACGGGCCATCGAGGCCCTGAGCGGATCCCTGAAGAGCGAACGCGACAGCGCGGTCCGGGCGGCCGTGGCGGAAGCCCTCGGGTACATGGGAAGCAGGGAGGCGATCGAGCCGCTGACACTGGCGTTGCAGGACCGGGACGAGGCGGTCAAGGTTGCCGCCGCGCGGTCGCTCGGCTACATCGGGGACCTTCGCGCCCTCGAACCGCTCATCGGGGCCTTGAGCGATGTGGACGACCGGGTCAGGTACGCCGCACTCGAGGCCCTGAAGGATCCCGGCGACACGATGCGCCGCCACCTGATCGACGCTCTTCGCTCGGGGGACGAGACGTTCCGGGCAGGGGTCGCCGAGGCGCTGGAAGCGGGCGGCTGGAGACCGGAGACCGGCGAAGAACGGACGATCCACCTCATGGCGCGGGGGAGGTGGGCCGATGTGGAACGGCTCGGCGCCGACGCACTTCCGGTACTTGTGGAAGCGCTCTCCGATCCGTTGATCGAGGTGCGGACGAATGCCGTCCGGGCTATCGACCGGATCGGGGGAGAAGACGCTGTCGCCCCGCTCATTCAGGCACTCAGGGACGATGCGCTTGCGGTCAGAAAACGGGCCGAATGGGCCCTGATCCAGATGGGCGAGGCGGTGCTCCCGGCACTCGACCTGGCGGAGAGCGAGGAAGCGCAGCCGGAAGGCCGGGAAGGGCTGCAGCGGATCGCGAGAGAGATCCGCGCGAAAGAGACGGAGAAGAGTTAG